In a genomic window of Streptomyces sp. NBC_01231:
- a CDS encoding response regulator transcription factor translates to MRVVLAEDLFLLRDGLVRLLEAYDFEIVAAVETGPELARALAELEPDVAVVDVRLPPTHTDEGLQCALDARRARPGLPVLVLSQHVEQLYARELLADGTGGVGYLLKDRVFDAEQFVDAVRRVAAGGTAMDPQVIQQLLSRRAADDKPLGRLTPREREVLELMAQGRSNAAIAAQLVVTERAIAKHTSNIFMKLGLEVSDDDNRRVLAVLAHLDQDH, encoded by the coding sequence TTGCGCGTTGTCCTAGCCGAAGACCTGTTCCTGCTGCGCGACGGCCTCGTCCGGCTCCTGGAGGCCTACGACTTCGAGATCGTCGCCGCCGTCGAGACCGGGCCCGAGCTGGCCCGTGCACTGGCCGAACTGGAGCCGGACGTCGCCGTGGTCGACGTCCGGCTCCCGCCGACGCACACCGACGAGGGCCTGCAGTGCGCGCTCGACGCCCGCCGGGCCAGACCCGGGCTGCCGGTACTGGTGCTGTCCCAGCACGTGGAGCAGCTGTACGCGCGCGAACTGCTCGCCGACGGCACCGGCGGGGTCGGCTATCTGCTCAAGGACAGGGTGTTCGACGCGGAGCAGTTCGTGGACGCCGTACGACGGGTCGCGGCGGGCGGGACGGCGATGGATCCGCAGGTGATCCAGCAGCTGCTGTCCCGGCGGGCGGCCGACGACAAACCGCTGGGCCGGCTGACCCCGCGGGAGCGGGAGGTGCTGGAGCTGATGGCGCAGGGCCGGTCCAACGCGGCGATCGCGGCACAACTCGTCGTCACGGAACGGGCGATCGCCAAGCACACCTCCAACATCTTCATGAAACTGGGACTTGAGGTGTCGGACGACGACAACCGGCGCGTCCTGGCGGTTCTCGCCCATCTGGACCAGGACCACTGA
- a CDS encoding DUF1996 domain-containing protein, translating into MGRNTRKRRSSMANKAIAASAALALGGGGLIWANFYASAHESNSASQNQTKAAGAQVATIACPDVGQKLTDVPDSARAGVDKELANLDEQITEAYSRLASTRQAQSGDSSFVQNSIVGPLKEKRTATIDRIRINIERVGGNAGSGLSELSACTTQTAEPQTNAGEQDGGQQDDGQQDGGQDGGQQGDGQQGDGGQQDGGQQDGGQDGGQQGDGGQEGNGGQGGNGPVAADFVDITQAQGNAQLGVDQNGLPANGDSGSQGTFTSECGTNGNDNHNTDNVIVAPGVTNGAHHLHDYVGNQNNDAFASDQELAGATTSCQNQGDKSSYFWPVLRVQDGTQDFDQNNDGGGKEGNVGKILQPAQAELKFVGNKKGDVVAMPSALRIITGDAKAQVNGNANANVNWSCTGFEDKVQLKDQYPICPEGSQVVRTSNFQSCWDGQNIDSANHRTHVAFAQADGTCANNFKAIPQLQVRLTYDVPAPQLQNGQVVNPYAVDTFPEQLHKPITDHNDFINFFSADTMNQMVDCINKGEQCQ; encoded by the coding sequence ATGGGACGCAACACACGTAAACGCCGTTCGTCGATGGCCAACAAGGCCATAGCCGCGTCGGCGGCCCTAGCGCTCGGTGGGGGCGGGCTGATCTGGGCGAACTTCTACGCTTCGGCGCACGAGTCCAACAGCGCGTCACAGAACCAGACCAAGGCCGCCGGCGCACAGGTCGCGACCATCGCCTGCCCGGATGTGGGCCAGAAACTGACGGACGTGCCGGATTCGGCGCGCGCCGGCGTGGACAAGGAGCTGGCGAACCTCGACGAGCAGATCACCGAGGCCTACTCCCGGCTCGCCTCCACCCGGCAGGCCCAGTCAGGTGACTCCAGCTTCGTCCAGAACTCGATCGTCGGTCCTCTCAAGGAGAAGCGGACCGCGACGATCGACCGGATCCGGATCAACATCGAACGTGTCGGGGGCAACGCCGGCAGTGGCCTGAGCGAGCTCTCCGCCTGCACCACGCAGACGGCCGAGCCGCAGACCAACGCCGGTGAGCAGGATGGCGGTCAGCAGGACGACGGCCAGCAAGACGGCGGCCAGGACGGCGGCCAGCAGGGCGACGGTCAGCAAGGCGACGGTGGCCAGCAGGACGGCGGCCAGCAAGACGGCGGCCAGGACGGCGGTCAGCAGGGCGACGGTGGCCAGGAGGGCAACGGCGGCCAGGGCGGCAACGGCCCGGTCGCGGCTGACTTCGTGGACATCACCCAGGCCCAGGGCAACGCCCAGCTGGGTGTCGACCAGAACGGGCTCCCCGCCAACGGCGACAGCGGTTCGCAGGGCACGTTCACCTCGGAGTGTGGCACCAACGGGAACGACAACCACAACACGGACAACGTGATCGTCGCCCCCGGTGTCACCAACGGTGCGCACCACCTGCACGACTACGTCGGCAACCAGAACAACGACGCGTTCGCGAGCGACCAGGAACTGGCGGGGGCAACGACCAGCTGCCAGAACCAGGGCGACAAGTCGTCGTACTTCTGGCCGGTGCTGCGTGTGCAGGACGGTACGCAGGACTTCGACCAGAACAACGACGGCGGTGGCAAGGAAGGCAACGTCGGCAAGATCCTCCAGCCGGCCCAGGCCGAGCTGAAGTTCGTCGGCAACAAGAAGGGCGACGTCGTCGCGATGCCGTCGGCGCTGCGCATCATCACCGGTGACGCCAAGGCCCAGGTCAACGGCAACGCCAACGCCAACGTGAACTGGAGCTGCACCGGCTTCGAGGACAAGGTGCAGCTGAAGGACCAGTACCCGATCTGCCCCGAGGGCAGCCAGGTGGTCCGCACGTCCAACTTCCAGAGCTGCTGGGACGGTCAGAACATCGACAGCGCCAACCACCGGACGCACGTGGCGTTCGCCCAGGCCGACGGTACCTGCGCCAACAATTTCAAGGCGATCCCCCAGCTCCAGGTCCGTCTGACCTACGACGTCCCCGCCCCGCAGCTCCAGAACGGGCAGGTCGTGAACCCGTACGCGGTGGACACCTTCCCGGAGCAGCTGCACAAGCCGATCACCGACCACAACGACTTCATCAACTTCTTCTCCGCGGACACGATGAACCAGATGGTCGACTGCATCAACAAGGGAGAGCAGTGCCAGTGA
- a CDS encoding RDD family protein: MDKREAIGSWLSGPRATAEQAGVAFGYRGEDLGLPEEGPGSIARPGRRLGALAVDWAMSVLIASQLITQSYDQTTSNWALLVFFVMGALTIGTVGFTPGKRLFGVRVVAQDTGRVNPWRGLLRTALLCLAVPALIWDRDGRGLHDRLARTVEVRI, from the coding sequence GTGGACAAGAGGGAAGCAATCGGGTCGTGGCTCTCGGGGCCCCGCGCGACCGCCGAGCAGGCCGGTGTCGCCTTCGGATACCGGGGCGAGGACCTCGGACTGCCGGAGGAGGGGCCGGGGTCGATCGCCCGCCCGGGGCGGCGTCTCGGGGCGCTGGCGGTGGACTGGGCGATGAGCGTCCTGATTGCATCCCAGTTGATCACTCAGAGCTATGACCAGACGACCTCCAACTGGGCGCTGCTGGTCTTCTTCGTGATGGGCGCCCTCACGATCGGTACCGTCGGCTTCACCCCGGGCAAGCGCCTCTTCGGCGTACGGGTGGTCGCCCAGGACACCGGCAGGGTCAACCCCTGGCGTGGGCTGCTCCGCACGGCCCTGCTGTGCCTGGCCGTCCCCGCCCTGATCTGGGACCGCGACGGCCGCGGCCTGCACGACCGGCTGGCCCGCACGGTCGAGGTACGGATCTGA
- a CDS encoding sensor domain-containing protein — MTIETKSGKGRTRGFIRAALRGLGLALVVLPVAVVLFTLSLVSIALIPIGVGIVTTPWVLTGVRAFADWRRVLAAEWYGVRIPSAYRPMPEGANPWTRTFGMLGDPATWRDLRWLPVDMTAGFLTALLPAALLLYPFEGFALAAGLWRVFPDDVYWYAFVPVTGQVSAFGAAALGLVLLFFAHFLTPRLLEVHFHMTRAVLASGQGELSERVRVLTETRRDAVDTSAAELRRIERDLHDGAQARLVAMGMDLGTIEVLVEKDPEQAKRLLSQARQSSAEALAELRDLVRGIHPPVLAERGLGDAVRALALRLPLTTEVDVDLSGRADAPVESAAYFAVSEVLTNAVKHSGADRIWVDLHHVDEGGGMLRISVTDNGKGGAVIEAGSGLAGVERRLGTFDGVLAVSSPAGGPTMVTMEIPCALS; from the coding sequence ATGACCATAGAGACGAAGAGCGGCAAGGGCCGCACCCGGGGGTTCATTCGGGCGGCGCTGCGGGGGCTCGGGCTGGCACTCGTGGTGTTGCCGGTGGCGGTGGTCCTGTTCACGTTGTCGCTGGTGTCGATCGCGCTGATACCGATCGGGGTCGGGATCGTCACCACACCGTGGGTGCTCACGGGGGTGCGGGCGTTCGCGGACTGGCGGCGTGTCCTGGCGGCCGAGTGGTACGGGGTGCGGATCCCGTCGGCGTACCGGCCGATGCCCGAGGGCGCCAACCCGTGGACGCGCACCTTCGGGATGCTGGGCGACCCGGCGACCTGGCGCGACCTGAGGTGGCTGCCGGTGGACATGACGGCCGGGTTCCTCACCGCGCTGCTGCCGGCCGCGCTGCTGCTCTACCCCTTCGAGGGGTTCGCGCTGGCGGCCGGGCTGTGGCGGGTGTTCCCCGACGACGTCTACTGGTACGCCTTCGTGCCGGTGACCGGGCAGGTCTCCGCGTTCGGCGCCGCCGCCCTCGGGCTGGTCCTGCTCTTCTTTGCCCACTTCCTCACCCCGCGACTGCTGGAGGTCCACTTCCATATGACCCGGGCCGTGCTCGCCTCCGGCCAGGGCGAACTGTCCGAGCGGGTGAGGGTGCTGACCGAGACCCGGCGGGACGCGGTCGACACCTCGGCGGCCGAACTGCGGCGCATCGAGCGGGACCTGCACGACGGGGCACAGGCCCGGCTGGTCGCCATGGGCATGGACCTCGGCACCATCGAGGTACTGGTGGAGAAGGACCCGGAGCAGGCCAAGCGGCTGCTCTCGCAGGCCCGCCAGTCCTCCGCCGAAGCACTCGCCGAACTGCGCGACCTCGTCCGCGGCATCCATCCCCCGGTGCTCGCCGAACGCGGACTGGGCGACGCCGTAAGGGCGTTGGCGCTGCGGCTGCCCCTCACCACCGAGGTGGACGTGGACCTGTCCGGCCGGGCGGACGCGCCGGTGGAGTCGGCCGCGTACTTCGCCGTCAGCGAGGTGCTGACCAACGCGGTCAAGCATTCCGGCGCCGACCGAATCTGGGTCGACCTGCACCACGTCGACGAGGGCGGGGGGATGTTGCGGATCTCCGTCACCGACAACGGCAAGGGCGGCGCGGTGATCGAGGCCGGTTCGGGCCTGGCCGGGGTCGAGCGACGGCTGGGTACATTCGACGGCGTCCTGGCCGTCAGCTCTCCCGCGGGCGGTCCCACCATGGTCACCATGGAGATCCCTTGCGCGTTGTCCTAG
- the glnA gene encoding type I glutamate--ammonia ligase, whose protein sequence is MFQNADEAKKFIADEGVKFVDVRFCDLPGVMQHFTLPVEAFDPDDELAFDGSSIRGFQAIHESDMALRADLSTARVDPFRRDKTLNINFFIHDPITGEQYSRDPRNVAKKAEAYLASTGIADTAYFGPEAEFYVFDSVRFATSANESFYHIDSEAGAWNTGAVEDNRGYKVRYKGGYFPVPPVDHFADLRAEISLELAASGLQVERQHHEVGTAGQAEINYKFNTLLAAADDLQLFKYIVKNVAWRNGKTATFMPKPIFGDNGSGMHVHQSLWTGGSPLFYDEAGYAGLSDTARYYIGGILKHAPSLLAFTNPTVNSYHRLVPGFEAPINLVYSQRNRSAAMRIPITGSNPKAKRVEFRAPDSSGNPYLAFSALLLAGLDGIKNKIEPAEPIDKDLYELAPEEHASVAQVPTSLPAVLDRLEADHEFLLQGDVFTPDLIETWIDFKRTNEIAPLQLRPHPHEFELYFDV, encoded by the coding sequence ATGTTCCAGAACGCCGACGAGGCCAAGAAGTTCATCGCGGACGAGGGCGTCAAGTTCGTCGACGTCCGCTTCTGCGACCTGCCAGGCGTGATGCAGCACTTCACGCTGCCCGTCGAGGCGTTCGATCCGGACGACGAGCTCGCCTTCGACGGCTCGTCGATCCGTGGCTTCCAGGCCATTCACGAGTCCGACATGGCGCTGCGCGCGGACCTGTCGACCGCCCGCGTCGATCCCTTCCGCCGCGACAAGACGCTGAACATCAACTTCTTCATCCACGACCCGATCACCGGCGAGCAGTACAGCCGTGACCCGCGCAACGTGGCGAAGAAGGCCGAGGCCTACCTGGCGTCGACCGGTATCGCGGACACCGCGTACTTCGGCCCCGAGGCCGAGTTCTACGTCTTCGACTCCGTCCGCTTCGCGACCAGCGCGAACGAGTCCTTCTACCACATCGACTCCGAGGCGGGTGCCTGGAACACCGGCGCCGTCGAGGACAACCGTGGTTACAAGGTCCGCTACAAGGGCGGCTACTTCCCGGTCCCGCCGGTCGACCACTTCGCCGACCTGCGTGCGGAGATCTCCCTGGAGCTGGCCGCCTCCGGTCTCCAGGTCGAGCGTCAGCACCACGAGGTGGGCACCGCCGGCCAGGCCGAGATCAACTACAAGTTCAACACGCTGCTCGCCGCGGCCGACGACCTCCAGCTCTTCAAGTACATCGTGAAGAACGTGGCCTGGCGCAACGGCAAGACCGCGACCTTCATGCCGAAGCCGATCTTCGGTGACAACGGCTCGGGCATGCACGTCCACCAGTCGCTGTGGACGGGTGGCTCCCCGCTGTTCTACGACGAGGCCGGTTACGCGGGCCTGTCGGACACCGCCCGCTACTACATCGGCGGCATCCTCAAGCACGCTCCGTCGCTGCTGGCCTTCACCAACCCGACGGTCAACTCGTACCACCGTCTGGTGCCGGGCTTCGAGGCCCCGATCAACCTGGTGTACTCGCAGCGCAACCGCTCCGCGGCCATGCGTATCCCGATCACCGGTTCGAACCCGAAGGCCAAGCGCGTCGAGTTCCGTGCGCCCGACTCCTCCGGCAACCCGTACCTGGCGTTCTCCGCGCTGCTGCTCGCGGGCCTGGACGGCATCAAGAACAAGATCGAGCCGGCCGAGCCGATCGACAAGGACCTGTACGAGCTGGCTCCCGAGGAGCACGCGAGCGTGGCGCAGGTCCCGACCTCCCTGCCGGCCGTCCTCGACCGCCTCGAGGCCGACCACGAGTTCCTCCTCCAGGGCGACGTCTTCACGCCGGACCTGATCGAGACGTGGATCGACTTCAAGCGCACCAACGAGATCGCGCCGCTGCAGCTGCGTCCGCACCCGCACGAGTTCGAGCTCTACTTCGACGTGTGA
- a CDS encoding arsenate reductase family protein: MEIWINPACSKCRSAISLLDAEGADYTVRRYLEDVPSEDEIRGVLDRLHLEPWDITRTQEAVAKELGLKEWPRDESARDRWIEALAAHPKLIQRPIITAEDGTALVARSDEAVRDALSRR, translated from the coding sequence ATGGAAATCTGGATCAACCCGGCCTGCTCCAAGTGCCGCAGCGCGATCTCCCTGCTCGACGCCGAGGGTGCGGACTACACCGTGCGCCGCTATTTGGAGGACGTACCGAGCGAGGACGAGATCCGGGGCGTACTGGACCGTCTGCATCTCGAACCCTGGGACATCACACGGACCCAGGAGGCCGTCGCCAAGGAGCTCGGGCTCAAGGAGTGGCCGCGGGACGAGAGCGCGCGCGACCGTTGGATCGAGGCGCTCGCCGCGCACCCGAAGCTGATCCAGCGTCCGATCATCACGGCGGAGGACGGGACGGCGTTGGTGGCCCGTAGTGACGAGGCCGTGCGGGATGCCCTGTCCCGTCGCTAG
- a CDS encoding winged helix-turn-helix domain-containing protein, with protein MATTRSLSAARTAPSVPSPSANGSARHRLRAVDRDEVVEIAGFLPPGATWLPAPPHTLPTLPGQPPMVGYLVLVPADQQPPFLPTAVPDRPDTPVVPMVPEAGDKAAGAVDPLVRVDTVQRTAAVDGRELDLTYLEFELLAHLVGHPHRVHTRDQLVTTVWGYGHVGDGRTVDVHIARLRRKLGTEHRRAIQTVRRVGYKYTPPTGR; from the coding sequence ATGGCGACCACTCGTTCCCTCTCCGCCGCCCGCACCGCCCCCTCCGTCCCCTCCCCCTCGGCCAACGGTTCCGCCCGGCACCGTCTGCGTGCCGTCGACCGGGACGAGGTGGTCGAGATCGCGGGCTTCCTGCCTCCGGGTGCCACCTGGCTGCCCGCTCCCCCGCACACCCTGCCCACGCTGCCGGGTCAGCCGCCGATGGTCGGCTACCTGGTGCTGGTGCCGGCCGACCAGCAGCCGCCGTTCCTGCCGACAGCGGTGCCCGACCGTCCGGACACGCCGGTGGTGCCGATGGTGCCGGAGGCCGGCGACAAGGCCGCCGGCGCGGTCGACCCGCTCGTCCGGGTCGACACCGTGCAGCGCACCGCCGCGGTGGACGGACGTGAGCTCGACCTCACGTACCTGGAGTTCGAGCTGCTCGCCCACCTCGTCGGCCACCCGCACCGGGTGCACACCCGCGATCAGCTGGTCACCACCGTCTGGGGCTACGGACACGTGGGCGACGGCCGTACCGTCGACGTCCACATCGCCCGGCTGCGCCGCAAGCTGGGCACCGAGCACCGCCGGGCGATCCAGACGGTGCGGCGGGTCGGCTACAAGTACACGCCGCCGACCGGGCGTTGA
- the htpX gene encoding zinc metalloprotease HtpX — MQSRFRSDRRLTVRMTVTMFLLGLLYVAFVVALIFLLKSWLLVVGLIAVMFVAQFWFSDRIALFAMRGRVVQREEYPELHAVVDRLCAIADMPKPVIAVSAMDMPNAFATGRNPDNAVVCVTTGLLRRLEPAELEGVLAHELSHVAHKDVAVITIASFLGVIAGLVVRFAFYSQIFGGGRRDQNTAVVFAAVMGVSAAVYAISFLLIKALSRYRELAADRAAALLTGRPSALASALTKVSGDIARIPTKDLRTAQAFNAFYFTPALGSEPGVARLFSTHPSLEQRLEQLGRISGELGEATTPGRAG; from the coding sequence ATGCAGAGCCGCTTTAGGAGCGACCGGCGACTGACCGTGCGGATGACGGTCACCATGTTTCTGCTGGGGCTGCTGTACGTGGCCTTCGTCGTCGCGCTGATCTTTCTGCTGAAGTCGTGGCTGTTGGTCGTCGGACTGATCGCGGTGATGTTCGTCGCGCAGTTCTGGTTCTCCGACCGGATCGCGCTGTTCGCGATGCGCGGCCGAGTGGTGCAGCGGGAGGAGTATCCCGAACTGCACGCCGTGGTGGACCGGTTGTGTGCGATCGCCGACATGCCCAAACCCGTGATCGCCGTGTCTGCGATGGACATGCCGAACGCGTTCGCGACCGGCCGGAATCCCGACAACGCGGTCGTCTGCGTCACCACCGGTCTGCTGCGGCGGCTGGAGCCTGCGGAGCTGGAGGGCGTCCTCGCGCACGAGCTGTCGCACGTGGCGCACAAGGACGTCGCGGTGATCACCATCGCGTCCTTCCTCGGGGTGATCGCCGGGCTGGTCGTGCGGTTCGCCTTCTACTCGCAGATCTTCGGCGGCGGGCGCAGGGACCAGAACACGGCTGTGGTCTTCGCCGCCGTGATGGGGGTGTCGGCGGCCGTGTACGCGATCAGCTTCCTGCTGATCAAGGCGCTGTCCCGGTACCGGGAGCTGGCGGCGGACCGGGCGGCGGCGCTGCTCACCGGCCGCCCCTCGGCGCTGGCGTCCGCGCTGACGAAGGTCTCGGGCGACATCGCCCGGATCCCGACCAAGGACCTGCGGACGGCGCAGGCCTTCAACGCCTTCTACTTCACCCCGGCGCTGGGTTCCGAGCCGGGCGTCGCGCGGCTGTTCTCGACCCACCCGAGTCTGGAGCAGCGGCTGGAACAGCTGGGCAGGATCTCCGGCGAACTGGGTGAGGCGACGACCCCGGGGAGGGCAGGCTGA
- a CDS encoding glutamine synthetase beta-grasp domain-containing protein — MTFKAEYIWIDGTQPTAKLRSKTKILADDAKGAELGIWGFDGSSTNQAEGHSSDRVLKPVFSCPDPIRGGDDILVLCEVLNIDMTPHESNTRAALTEVAEKFAAQEPIFGIEQEYTFFKDGYPLGFPKGGFPAPQGGYYCGVGADEIFGRDIVEAHLDNCLKAGLAISGINAEVMPGQWEFQVGPVSPLEVSDHLWVARWLLYRTAEDFGVAATLDPKPVKGDWNGAGAHTNFSTKAMRETYEAIITAAESLGEGSKPLDHVKNYGAGIDDRLTGLHETAPWNEYSYGVSDRGASVRIPWQVEKDGKGYIEDRRPNANVDPYLVTRLIVDTCCSALEKAGQV, encoded by the coding sequence GTGACCTTCAAGGCTGAGTACATCTGGATCGACGGCACCCAGCCGACGGCCAAGCTCCGTTCCAAGACGAAGATACTCGCCGACGACGCCAAGGGTGCCGAGCTGGGGATCTGGGGCTTCGACGGGTCTTCCACGAACCAGGCCGAGGGCCACTCCTCGGACCGTGTCCTCAAGCCGGTCTTCTCCTGCCCGGACCCGATCCGCGGCGGCGACGACATCCTCGTCCTGTGCGAAGTCCTCAACATCGACATGACGCCGCACGAGTCCAACACCCGTGCCGCGCTCACCGAGGTCGCCGAGAAGTTCGCCGCGCAGGAGCCGATCTTCGGCATCGAGCAGGAGTACACGTTCTTCAAGGACGGCTACCCGCTCGGCTTCCCCAAGGGCGGCTTCCCGGCCCCGCAGGGCGGCTACTACTGCGGTGTCGGCGCCGACGAGATCTTCGGCCGTGACATCGTCGAGGCGCACCTGGACAACTGCCTCAAGGCGGGCCTCGCCATCTCCGGCATCAACGCCGAGGTCATGCCCGGCCAGTGGGAGTTCCAGGTCGGTCCGGTCTCCCCGCTGGAGGTCTCCGACCACCTGTGGGTGGCCCGCTGGCTGCTCTACCGCACCGCCGAGGACTTCGGCGTCGCCGCGACGCTGGACCCAAAGCCGGTGAAGGGCGACTGGAACGGCGCCGGTGCGCACACCAACTTCTCCACCAAGGCGATGCGCGAGACCTACGAGGCGATCATCACCGCCGCCGAGTCGCTCGGTGAGGGCTCCAAGCCGCTCGACCACGTCAAGAACTACGGCGCCGGCATTGACGACCGCCTGACCGGTCTGCACGAGACCGCCCCGTGGAACGAGTACTCCTACGGTGTCTCCGACCGTGGCGCCTCGGTCCGTATCCCGTGGCAGGTCGAGAAGGACGGCAAGGGCTACATCGAGGACCGCCGTCCCAACGCCAACGTGGACCCGTACCTGGTGACCCGCCTGATCGTGGACACCTGCTGCTCCGCCCTGGAGAAGGCCGGCCAGGTCTGA
- a CDS encoding DUF4191 domain-containing protein codes for MARKDTAANAADPGRLKQIALTYKMTRKADKKIGLVLAAVGIVTFGVFLAIGFLIGHPVYLGILGLLLAFLASAIVFGRRAERAAFGQMEGQPGAAAAVLDNVGRGWSTTPAVAMNRSQDVVHRAVGKAGIVLVAEGNPNRVKSLLAAEKKKMNRIVADVPVHDLIVGTGDGQVDLKKLRTTMLKLPRVLTGPQVTATNDRLRALGDLMSNMPLPKGPMPKGMKLPKGGPKAR; via the coding sequence ATGGCGAGGAAGGACACGGCAGCGAACGCTGCGGACCCCGGGCGACTCAAGCAGATCGCTCTGACCTACAAGATGACTCGCAAGGCCGACAAGAAGATCGGTCTTGTACTCGCGGCTGTCGGAATCGTCACCTTCGGTGTCTTCCTCGCGATCGGTTTCTTGATCGGTCACCCCGTATATCTCGGCATCCTGGGCCTCCTGCTCGCCTTCCTCGCGTCGGCGATCGTGTTCGGGCGCAGGGCCGAGAGGGCAGCCTTCGGGCAGATGGAGGGACAGCCGGGCGCCGCGGCGGCCGTACTGGACAACGTCGGCCGGGGCTGGTCGACGACCCCCGCGGTCGCGATGAACCGCAGTCAGGACGTGGTGCACCGGGCGGTCGGCAAGGCCGGCATCGTACTGGTCGCCGAGGGCAACCCGAACCGGGTGAAGAGCCTCCTGGCCGCCGAGAAGAAGAAGATGAACCGCATCGTGGCCGATGTGCCGGTGCACGACCTGATCGTCGGCACGGGTGACGGCCAGGTCGACCTGAAGAAGCTGCGCACGACGATGCTGAAGCTTCCGCGCGTGCTCACCGGTCCCCAGGTCACCGCGACCAACGACCGGCTGCGGGCGCTGGGCGACCTGATGAGCAACATGCCGCTGCCGAAGGGGCCGATGCCGAAGGGCATGAAGCTCCCGAAGGGCGGGCCCAAGGCCCGCTGA
- a CDS encoding winged helix DNA-binding domain-containing protein — protein sequence MGGGERYIDVTERRARLALRHRLAGAARAATPEEVAASLVALHGTDPATVYLAVGARLTDPVRTVPETGRALYEDRALVRMHGMRHTVFVFPTDLTAVVHASTGLTVAARERDALLKHMATAGAPDAAWLKEVEESALAALARRGQATAAELAKDEPRLREQFVYAAGKRYEGVHTVSTRLLKVLGVEGRVVRGRPLGSWTSSQFRWAVAPAHPELDPAEAQAALLRRWLTACGPATEADLKWWTGWRVTEVRRALSAIGARTVSLDEGVGHVVDGDTDPVTGPTEPWAALLPGLDPTAMGWQQRDWYLAPELRGALFDGSGNVGPTVWWNGRVVGGWAQRPDGEIVWRILDTDGVGRQARAAIAEEAERLRGWVGATRVTPRFRTPMEKELAS from the coding sequence ATGGGCGGCGGCGAGCGGTACATCGACGTGACGGAGCGGCGGGCGCGGCTCGCGCTGCGGCACCGGCTGGCCGGGGCGGCCCGGGCGGCGACCCCGGAGGAGGTGGCCGCCTCCCTGGTCGCCCTGCACGGCACGGATCCCGCGACGGTGTACCTGGCGGTGGGCGCACGGCTCACGGACCCGGTGCGCACGGTGCCTGAGACCGGCCGGGCACTGTACGAGGATCGCGCGCTGGTCCGGATGCACGGCATGCGGCACACCGTCTTCGTGTTCCCGACGGACCTGACCGCGGTGGTGCACGCCTCCACCGGGCTCACGGTCGCGGCCCGGGAGCGGGACGCGCTGCTGAAGCACATGGCGACGGCCGGGGCGCCGGACGCGGCCTGGCTCAAGGAGGTCGAGGAGTCGGCACTGGCCGCGCTGGCCCGGCGCGGCCAGGCGACGGCGGCCGAGCTCGCCAAGGACGAACCGCGTCTGCGGGAGCAGTTCGTGTACGCGGCCGGGAAGCGCTACGAGGGTGTCCACACCGTCTCCACGCGCCTGCTGAAGGTGCTGGGCGTCGAGGGCAGGGTCGTCCGGGGCCGGCCGCTCGGGTCCTGGACCTCCAGCCAGTTCCGCTGGGCGGTGGCCCCCGCGCACCCCGAACTGGACCCGGCCGAGGCCCAGGCGGCCCTCCTTCGCCGCTGGCTCACCGCCTGCGGCCCGGCCACGGAGGCCGACCTGAAGTGGTGGACCGGATGGCGGGTCACGGAGGTCCGCCGGGCCCTGTCGGCGATCGGGGCCCGGACGGTGTCCTTGGACGAAGGCGTCGGCCATGTCGTTGACGGCGACACCGACCCGGTGACGGGGCCCACGGAACCCTGGGCCGCGCTGCTGCCCGGGCTCGATCCGACGGCCATGGGGTGGCAGCAGCGGGACTGGTACCTCGCGCCGGAGCTGCGGGGGGCCTTGTTCGACGGCAGCGGCAACGTGGGGCCGACGGTGTGGTGGAACGGCCGGGTGGTGGGCGGGTGGGCCCAGCGGCCGGACGGCGAGATCGTCTGGCGGATCCTCGACACCGACGGCGTGGGCCGTCAGGCGCGGGCCGCGATCGCGGAAGAGGCGGAACGGCTGCGGGGCTGGGTGGGGGCGACGAGAGTGACGCCGCGGTTCCGGACGCCGATGGAGAAGGAGCTGGCGAGCTAG